In Bos indicus isolate NIAB-ARS_2022 breed Sahiwal x Tharparkar chromosome 19, NIAB-ARS_B.indTharparkar_mat_pri_1.0, whole genome shotgun sequence, the following proteins share a genomic window:
- the GPRC5C gene encoding G-protein coupled receptor family C group 5 member C — MAIHRTVLMCLGLPLFLLPGARAQEQAPPGCSPDLNPLYYNLCDRSEAWGIILEAVAGAGVVTTFVLTIILVASLPFVQDTKKRSLLGTQVFFLLGTLGLFCLVFACVVKPSFSTCASRRFLFGVLFAICFSCLVAHVLALHFLVRKNHGPRGWVIFLVALLLSLVEVIINTEWLIITLVRGAGTEGDALGNGSAGWVAVSPCAIANADFVMALIYVMLLLLCAFSGAWSALCGRFKRWRKHGVFILLTTTASIAVWVVWIVMYTYGNRQYNSPTWDDPTLAIALATNAWAFVLFYVIPEVSQVTRSSPEQSYQGDLYPTRGVGYETILKEQKGQSMFVENKAFSMDEPASAKRPVSPYSGYNGQLLTSMYQPTEMTLMHKAPSDGAYDVILPRATANSQVTGSANSTLRAEDIYAAQGRQEATLPKEGKNSQVFRNPYVWD, encoded by the exons ATGGCCATCCACAGAACCGTGCTGATGTGTCTGGGACTGcctctcttcctgctcccagGGGCCCGGGCCCAGGAGCAGGCCCCGCCTGGCTGCAGCCCGGACCTCAACCCCCTCTATTACAACCTGTGTGACCGCTCTGAGGCTTGGGGCATCATCTTGGAAGCCGTGGCGGGGGCAGGCGTCGTCACCACCTTCGTCCTCACCATCATCCTGGTGGCCAGCCTCCCCTTCGTGCAGGACACCAAGAAGCGGAGCCTGCTGGGGACCCAGGTGTTCTTCCTTCTGGGGACCCTGGGCCTCTTCTGCCTCGTCTTCGCCTGCGTGGTGAAGCCCAGCTTCTCCACCTGTGCCTCCCGGCGCTTCCTCTTCGGGGTCCTGTTCGCCATCTGCTTCTCCTGCCTGGTGGCCCACGTCTTGGCCCTCCACTTCCTGGTCCGGAAGAACCACGGGCCCCGGGGTTGGGTGATCTTCCTCGTGGCCCTGCTGCTGAGCCTCGTGGAGGTGATCATCAACACGGAGTGGCTGATCATCACACTGGTGCGGGGAGCCGGCACAGAGGGCGACGCTCTGGGCAACGGCAGTGCGGGCTGGGTGGCCGTCTCCCCCTGCGCCATCGCCAACGCGGACTTCGTCATGGCGCTCATCTacgtgatgctgctgctgctctgcgcCTTCTCGGGGGCCTGGTCGGCCCTGTGCGGCCGCTTCAAGCGCTGGCGGAAGCACGGGGTCTTCATATTGCTCACCACGACCGCCTCCATCGCCGTCTGGGTGGTGTGGATTGTCATGTACACCTACGGCAACCGGCAGTACAACAGCCCCACGTGGGACGACCCCACGCTGGCCATCGCCCTCGCCACCAATGCCTGGGCCTTTGTCCTCTTCTACGTCATCCCAGAGGTCTCCCAGGTGACCAGGTCCAGCCCGGAGCAGAGCTACCAGGGGGATCTGTACCCCACCCGAGGCGTGGGCTACGAGACCATTCTGAAAGAGCAAAAGGGCCAGAGCATGTTTGTGGAAAACAAGGCGTTTTCCATGGACGAGCCAGCCTCAG CTAAGAGACCGGTGTCACCATACAGCGGGTACAACGGGCAGCTGCTGACCAGTATGTACCAGCCCACCGAGATGACCCTGATGCACAAAGCCCCG TCCGATGGAGCGTACGACGTCATCCTCCCGCGGGCCACCGCCAACAGCCAGGTGACGGGCAGTGCCAATTCCACCCTGCGGGCCGAGGACATCTACGCGGCCCAGGGCCGCCAGGAGGCCACGCTGCCCAAGGAAGGCAAGAACTCTCAGGTGTTTAGAAACCCCTACGTGTGGGACTGA